CCAACAAGGGAGAGAGCAATTCATCAAGCTACCCGATACCGCCATCACCGAGCTGACTGATCCAGGTGCTATCATATTTCTACCACCGCCTGCATCTCTCTGCACCAGACCCGcgacactgaagaagaaaggagtcgCATCATCATCGACACACCAGCAGACACCACATGATGATATAGAGGAGGAACCTGAAGATGAGGAAGGTCTTTTCCCCACGGATTTCACTCCGTATATGCTGCCACCAGCACCTCCCGCTACTGCATCCGCTGCTGAGATCAACGCTTGGTCGATCAAGAgccatcaaaccaacaactccatACTGCTGAAGATGTGGAAGGGAATCTGCAACATTAAGAAGGGATGCGCATCACAGCCAGCTGTTTCTGGAGATAGCGATGACGACTCAGGCGCTCACGACACCGCTGCTGGACCTGAGGCAGCGGaggactctgatgatgatggagccTTGGAGAGGCGCTCCAAGAGGCGTACTGACCGCAACGCCTGATCGGTAATCTCTCTAGGAATTATTTTCACACcgagacggtgtgaagtaagtctgggggaggatgctacttatgtaccatattgcttttatttcttttattttcttagtttatcggatttgattgtgttttaaaaaaaaaaaaaaaaaaaaaaactctctacgtatttttctcagaccctgtgatgattattagactatttccttgtgtgttgtgcattacatttcatattgaccatttttcaggactgttagcgcagacaaaccgaggaaccacttgaccaagcaacctctccttaaatcttttatcaagtctcggtgaattgtaatcgactcaactatttttgaccattaatgaatttaatttcttttgaccaggaatcaacatcaggaaacgGTATACCATATACACATTCAGGATTTTCTTTACCACATTCTACCACTTTTTAATAATCCTGAATGGCCagactcatcaatagtttggtaccacacctacatcttacccttttatttcttctccatgcattcttacacactgatcatatgtgcatacatgtgcaaaaacaatggagagattagggtagacatggttcatccgactgcttaggtaggatcggaacatttaggtggttagacacggacctgtgtgtctagaggtgtaaatagaaaaattgggtgttgtaagtgtgtgattgcatcgcagtgtatatattcgatttcagtttgtataagttttcgttcaaaaaaaaaaaaaaaaaaaaaaaaaaaaaaaaaaggatatgaATCGATTGATTACCACAAAACATTTGCAAGTAATCGGtcgattctaaaaaaaaaaaaataaaaaaaaaataaataaaaaaaataaataaaaaaaaaaaaaaaaagttcatgtttatatctcattcagtagatttgatttagacattttatttttattttgtgtactaGAGATGATGCATTGTTTAAATTTGgggttagagtttgagatttgttgggttttgatcatttgagacttgagcagttcgaaaacatggttatcaatatactcggtctctccagcgattttgcataatgttttgcatttttttttttttttttttttgatatcgctgatacccacaaacacttgagcctcacctaattaaacactaaaacagcctcccatacaccgagcccgttatacctgatggagatatctttggtggaaaggtcacgccctttttaatgaatgtaaagagttgattacttgaaactgagacttgcaggtctgaaatatggaaaagtttgcgcggtcttggtggggatttggaatgaatgccttgacagtctctgatttaagtggttagcgaaatcacaaggtaaggtctactgagggttagtgagctcccaaattttaatcctctttacttgaggacaagcaaagattcaagtctgggggagttgatattccgtgtttttaacggttttaaactcgttttggagcaattaaatggtcggttttaattaatgttttggtctatttgatgcgttttggtgttcttaagtgtaatatgcaggttactagatagcttgaaagaaaagaacgcattcgggatttattcagaagcaagatggaccgaacaatggaccgaatgaagtattgatcgcacagagcacgagatcgaccgatccgggatacctggatcgaccgatcccaggCTTTCATacacgagatcgaccgatccgagccatgtggatcgaccgatctcaggcgctacgggctccacacgcacaaacgagcttttcactcctttttacccactcccctcaataattcagACGAGAACTCGACCTTggagactcagaaaagaccaggggcgaccaaggaggagatttacaagttctagagagaagatttgagtgttttgtacttgttttggtgtgatttgtgaagatttgtaaaggagttcatctcaaaaccatttggagaagatcttctgaacctttactctgttttaatacaatcttatcatgttttcttcatcaaaatcgttttgttcttgcttagttatgtgtgagtagtcatctagttgggtttaggggttctcataggggatttcttgatgttttgatccataaaacgtgtgtagactaagggattacgttttggttcttcatctaatggatttcttactgcttgaactgaattgatcacttagttcatgatattagattgtttgatgcaccgaaagtgattgtttgaacttccgaaaatactttaaatgagcaaagtgtccttaaccctcggaagttgatgttattgcgctttgtgaacatattgaacctgttcttaatgcttgtttagaaattgaaactcagcgaaagttagtgtggagatttctataacatagagaattagcgctacggaagtaggttaattctaatatcgtgtttgagttctagacggttcttaatatatccctgtgtcttccattaattgtatcttgattaaaaagaaatccctgagaattcccaatgcccaacgtttgttttaaaatagttttcaaatcgtttaaataatctttttacatgcttgtttatgctttgtgacactagagaaaattaaataaaaaccatcaaaaatatattttgattcgctgtagctattaacttgtctgcaactctacgtgtgatcatcggtccatgtggattcgatcccgtattactactgcgtactttactgtgcacttgcagttagataatcgggttaaaactcgagacatcaCCTAGCAGGAATCGTAAAATGAAATTTTAGAGTGATAGGAGAGATAAATGACTCGAGCAATTCTGATTGTTTTAAACAATTATCGTGTGAGATGTGAGTGTGTGGGACGATGACGAAGGTCTTGAGAGGGAGAGTATAGGAACCGAACTAACCGATTGATTTAGATAGGCACCCTCGTATTTTCCTGATTTCAGAtggcctatatatatatcatcgccTAAAAATTTAGCTTAATACAGTTTATCATAGTAATTCAAAGAAATATTATTAGCATAGAGAAAACGTCTCTGAACGAaggtgtatatttttttttgggtgtatGTTGGTCTAGTCCTATGTCTAAGCTGACCAAAATGGCTTTGGGATTGTTTCGAGGTTCGGAAAAGAATGTGAGCTCAAGTTTGCATGCGTTATTCCCTTATTATTCGAGTTTTTGAATAACTCAACAATACAATTTTCAGCTAATTTAGGAGTAAATGTGTTCTATCAATGTTCAGCTAATTTTGAATGAGCGCAAAGTTATTGTCGTTTTCCccaatttaaaattcattaaacGGCATGTTTCTCGGTTTATCCGCTACACACTATTACTACAACTCAAGAGAATCAGAAGAATCTCAATCAAGCATCATGTTAGGCTGAATCTCAATCAGTAATTTGGTCTCTGTTTGATTCCCTAAACTTCCTTTTTATCATTTTGGGAGGTTGTTTAGATTACCTCTGCTTCTTGTAGCTACTTTAGGTCCATTGATCAATGATATTCGcatacttttcaaaaaaaaaaagagtcggAAGAAACTATACGTTAGAAACAAGCATGCTTGCTTAATTGCTTTATTCGAATGACTCAGTAATACAACTTGCTAACACTCATCTATGGTAATCTCAATGATATCACTTCATTCTTTTAGAATATACACCACAATCGAGTACATGTATTGTAATTTCCTAACACGATATACATCAAGAGAACAGACATCCGCATATAATCAGTACGTAGTACTTAATTAAAGAGATAATGGATAaactttggttttatttaagcAACCCCAAAATAACTAAGTATCATCAAGTTCCTCCATATATCATCCCATAGTACGAAAGGGCCTACTcatcctttttttctttttccttttttttatccTCCTTTTCTCCCCCTTCCGTAGTTGGATTTTTCGGGGTCAAAAATGGAATTTTTGGCGGGTTCTTCCCCGTTATTTTCCTGCACAcagttaaatattaaaaatattacgtTCAGAAACTAATATGTAGCAGGCAACTCTCGGTGAAGCTGTTCCATCAACTATTACAGTCTTTGAGACCGTACCGatgtatatatcatatatgtactCACTTCAACATATGACCAAATAAGCTCAGAAACTCTGGTCACGAACGAAGCTTCCATCACTACTACCACGAGGGTCTAATGTTGGCTATGGACTATTTAATCAATATTGGTTTTATTAGGTACTTAAACTGGCACATGATAGAATGGTACGTGCAGCTAGGAAACTACGCACGTTGAAACTCGttgatgtaaaatatatttatagccACATGAAGATGGTAATACTTTATGCATATACTTAATGCCTCACTTAACTacaaataaaccaaaatttgAGTGACTTCAAtaaagtttttgtttaatttacttGAAGAGCCACATGAAGATGGTAATAGCCATGGCACCAATGGAGCCGGAGGCCGTGAAACCCGTAGCTAGCAAAGCGGTGGCTATAGTTGCTGGCACGAGAATCGGACTGAAAATGACAAAAAGCGGCGTGGTTACGGCTAATCCCACGGCTGAGCCGCCAAGGGTTATACCTGCGAGTACCAAGAGAGCTAGTGCAGCCCCACCGGTGATAGCCGCCTGAATAATCTCAAACATCTTTTGATAACCGGCGGAGATAATTGTGATTGAATGGTTGTGGCTTGTTGGTGGGAAGAAAAGGGGATTTTATGAAGAACTTTGTGGAAGTCTACGTGAACGGTACGGTACACATTCATGCTTACATGCAAAACGAAGTGAGTACTAATGGAAACGCGTTACGTCACGCCACATTTATTATACGGTTTAATCTGTTTGTGTGTTATATGATCACGTTTATTTGACCTTTtccttgttttcttttattgcCTATACAATAAATATACTAATTCACAGTGGCTTAATGTTCGaatgatatattttatagttgGAAGACTAGAATTGGAATCTTGTCgaacgaaaaaaaaacataagcacTTACATATAAGTCCCGATCGATATTAGTATGAATTTGGTATTCAATCCCAAGATCTTCCATTAATTAGATAGGGCTTGTAAAGTAGTCCgcaactatttcctttttacaGCAAAAAAGAATATTACAACAGAACTATAACCTCTTATAATAAGTACTAAATTCTTATCCCTAAACATATTCGACTATTAAAGAGATGTTTGAtagttttaatttgaaaaaaaaaatattatgccAGTTAGTCGATTAATTTGAAAAAGAATGTATATAGTTCTTTGATCAGCTAAGACACCCGTGGGTGTCGTCTCAGGGGTGTCTGCCTCTTGCAAAACAACAACTTTAATGGCCCGTAGGAGAACGAGCAAGCTTGTTTGATCAGCTAAGATGTTGTATTAAATGGGCCACAGCCTAATTGACTTGTAACTTCTAATGGTTCCTTGAGGCCTTTAGATTTATTAGTGTATATAGTTGATTTAGATGGTTTAATATGGTTAAGTAGTTGGTTTAGTAGTTGACTTGATTCACAATTGTATTTAAGCTAACTCTTCTTCCTCGTTTACACTAATGAAGACACTTTACACAATCTCTTTCTCTCAAGCTTGATCATTCTGAGAGAACCTGAAAAGATTGTCTCATTTGATAGCTTGGTAAAAAACAAGAACTCAAATGATAAAGTGGATACGTTTTAAAAAAAGGTTGATATCTTGGCTAACCAAAATACTGCTCTAAAGTGTTAGAAATTGAAGAACatagtgaagaacaagagagagtgagatgtttaatctagaaagtagagagagatagagtaaaTAAGGAGAATCTTATTTGCTTGATTAATTTGCTTATGGGAACATCCCATATATATAAGGGTTACAAGTATGACAAATGGTAGATGAGATATGATAAACTAAtaatccattgtcttgagactttAATCCACCATacatgcttgtcccttgtagtggcatctccattgtcttgagaccttaacccaccatgcatgcttgtcccttgtagtggcatctccattgtcttgagaccttaaccaaccatgcatgcttgtcccttgtagtggtatctccattgtcttgagaccttaaccaaccatcttgtttcttattgcttcatcttcacactccccctcaagcttgaccatagaGACTGGTCAaacttggaaaccatgaagcattccctcattaaaacctttagcttggaaaaacctcatgggataaaaaccaagccaaggaaaaagagtagaacacttcatggctAAGAGGATTAGTGTGATGAAAAATCTACGAGTCCTAACTTGGAATGTATGAACTCGCAAACCTTGGtgcttgcagccttggtaaagatgtcagctagttgatcctcacttcttgtgtagcaggGTAAGATGATCCTTTGTTCCACTGCTTGCCTAactttatgacaatccacctcaatgtgtttagtcctctcatggaacacactgTTGGAAGCTATGTGTAttgctgcttgattatcacaatgcatggtgatTGGAGTTGATGTCTCTATACCCAAGTCTCGAAGTAGGTTTCTGATCCAAATCAACTCACTAGTGAGCTTCCTCATTGccctatattcagcttcagcacttgagcatgacactatcttctgtttcttgctcttccaagtgacaagaTTGCCTCCAataaatgtacaatagccggtagtGGATCTCCTATCCACTctgtctcctgcccaatcagcatcacaatacccaa
The window above is part of the Brassica napus cultivar Da-Ae chromosome C3, Da-Ae, whole genome shotgun sequence genome. Proteins encoded here:
- the LOC111198553 gene encoding oleosin Ara h 11.0101 gives rise to the protein MFEIIQAAITGGAALALLVLAGITLGGSAVGLAVTTPLFVIFSPILVPATIATALLATGFTASGSIGAMAITIFMWLFKKITGKNPPKIPFLTPKNPTTEGGEKEDKKKEKEKKDE